The Bacillota bacterium DNA window CCCCGGGTCCCAGGGTGGCGAGTACGACACCAGGAGCATCGCTCAGGTCACCCGTCATGGCCGCCATGTACGCCGCCGACCACTCTGCTCTCGTCAGAACAAAATCTACCCCTTGCTTGTGTGCTTCTTCCATGACATCCAATGTGGCTCCACCCGGATAGCCAAAAATCCGTTTCACACCTGTGTTTTTCAAAACCGTCACCATATGCTCGGCCAGTGTTGTCAATGACTCCATCTCCTCTGCAAGTTGTAACTTACCTTCGCACCTTTCTAAGCGCTATCCAAAATTTCGTGGACGAGGCGCTGCAATCACAAATGGAAGAAAGGTCACTGCATTGCGATTAGACGTCGCCACATTGCGGTTAATCGAGTTGGACGTCTCCTTCTGCCAAACGAAACGCTCTCAGCACGTCCCTGTACGACGGAAGCTCGTCTGGCATGGAAGCCGCTTGCTCTCTCATCTGCGCACCCCACTCCAATCGTTGTGCCACGCCACGAGTGACCCAAGCTTCCGCGCCGAGCTCCTCAACGGTCCGAATCGCTTCTTGAGCTTCATGTGCACGGCGCCGGCCGTGAACCCAGTGCCTTCTCAACAGATAATCGCCCATGCCGGAAAGACTCATGCTGCCAAACGACGCGTCCAGGGATGCTAATACTTGTTCCGCTACCCCTGCCCTGTCTGCGGCGACCAGTGCCTCCAGAAACAGAGCCTCAAGCCCTTTGACGATCACGCTGCGGCACATCTTCAGCACTGCCGAGGCACCAACCGGGCCCTGGATCACCTGAATGTTCATGTGATAAGGGGACAATCGTTCATGCAGACGGGCTGCACCCGGGCCATCCGCAACCATGGGAACCTTATGCCGGAGCGGAGGAACCGCGGACATTACCGCCACACTGGCATACTCCACCTCAGGCGCCACATTTTCCAGCATCTCGTAAATCTCACGCTTGGTTCGCGGTGAACAAGAATTGAGATCCGCGTAGACCGTCCCTGGCCGCAGGTACGGAGCGATGTCTTGCGCCACGTTGAGCGCCACAGATGCCGTTACCATGGACAATATGACGTCTGCCTGACGTGCAAGTTCTTCCTTGCTCGTCACCAAATGGGCATGAATCGCCTCCGCGCGTGACTGTACGATGGGTGTGTCGGCGACGTCATATGCGACGATGTCCGCCACGCCCTCCTGCTTAAGCCCCGCCGCGATCGCAGACGCCGCTTCTCCAAAGCCAATGAATCCGATGCGCACCCCTCATTCCTCCCATTCGCCGTAACGGACATATTGCACACCGAGTGCCTTCAACTTTTCGCGGAGACCATAGATGTCTAATCCCAGCTCTCCCGCTGCCAGCCGTGCCCGTGTCTCCTCTTCTCGCGTCGCGCGCGCCTCCGCCTGAGCCAACACCTTTGGAATCGCCCGCCGGGGTACACACACGACGCCATCGCCATCAGCGACAATCACGTCTCCCGGTCGTACCAGTGTCCCGCCGCACACCACCGGTACGTTTACAGAACCAACTGTCTCTTTCACCGTCCCACTCGCCGAAACAGAGCGCGACCA harbors:
- a CDS encoding DUF1932 domain-containing protein produces the protein MRIGFIGFGEAASAIAAGLKQEGVADIVAYDVADTPIVQSRAEAIHAHLVTSKEELARQADVILSMVTASVALNVAQDIAPYLRPGTVYADLNSCSPRTKREIYEMLENVAPEVEYASVAVMSAVPPLRHKVPMVADGPGAARLHERLSPYHMNIQVIQGPVGASAVLKMCRSVIVKGLEALFLEALVAADRAGVAEQVLASLDASFGSMSLSGMGDYLLRRHWVHGRRRAHEAQEAIRTVEELGAEAWVTRGVAQRLEWGAQMREQAASMPDELPSYRDVLRAFRLAEGDVQLD